In Candidatus Electrothrix scaldis, the genomic window TTCTTTTCCTGTATCCGGTAGAATGACGGCAAATTCATCCCCCCCGTAACGTGCCGCCACATCATGTTTCCGCACATTTTTTCTGATTTCCTGAGCGACACGCTGTAAAACGACATCTCCGATCTGGTGCCCGTAAGTGTCATTAAATATTTTGAATTTATCGACATCAATAAGTATCAGACTCAACTTTCTCCTGTTATTCCTTGCCTCTTCAGTGCTGTGCAATAAAAAATTATCGAAATAGGCACGATTGTATATCCCGGTTAAGGCATCCATAACAGATTTTTTGAATAATCGGGCATTTTCAATGGAAACACCCGCCTGACTCGCAATCAATTCCAATACCCAGAGATCCTCTCTGTTAAACAAACCGCTGATCATTCGGTTATCGAGATAGATAACTCCAAGTAATATATTTCTGTACTGTATCGGTACACAAAGTACGGAGCGTAAACTGTAGTTTATAACGCTCATCTGGTCCTTGAAGGCATCATGTGTTGCCGCATCTTCAATAATAATAGGTTGTTTTGTTTTTTCCACTTTTCTAATAATAGTGCGACTGGTGAAAAAGCTGTCTTTGTCACTCTCTATTATACATTCTACATTTCTCGACACTCTCACTTCCAGTTCTTTCGTGCGATTTATGTCTTCTGGATAAAGAAAGAGTATCCCTTTTTCAGCCCCGAGAAGCTCTATAGCCTTATCCATTATTTTTTCCAAAAGTTCGTCCAGGTCAAGGATGGAACTGAGGTAACGGCTTGTTTCTAAGGCTGTTATGATTTTTCTTTCTGAGCTGAACCTCAACTGAGGACTAGTTTCCTGCTCATGAAAAACTTCCGGTGCAGCAGGTAAGGGCTCCTGTATACCTAACAGAATTAGTATATTTTTGTGGTCGGCCTTTGCTCCTATCTTTTTGAAAATATTTTGAGCTTCTGAGAGGTATTGTCTACCCCTATCTCTATTTTGAGCGTCGCCGTCATAAATAAAGAAGCGTCCCATCTCCATAAGGAGACAACCGAGCCGATACGTATCATTTGTCTGGTTTCGAAGGAAAATAATACCATCCTCCCAATGACGGATGGCTTTCTTTTTATTTTTTGTCAGCCAATAATATGAGCCTGTTACTTGATGGTGCCACCCTGTCAAAAAAAGAAATTTTCTGCTCCATTTGGATGATTTTTTACAAAACCAGAGCGTATTTTTTAAGTATTCTTTTTTTTTATTTGGCGAGATATTTTCAGTATGAACTATATACTCTAAATATATTTGTGCTCCCAAAGGAAATAAATCCAAGATCCATGATCCGTAATTATAATGGCTTTGGAAAAGAATTTTCACCTTTTCAATAGTTTTTATTGCATCAGCATATTTTTTTCTTCTCAGGTAGGCAGCGGAGAGGATTGATAGGGAGAAAAGTATATTCGCTTTATCGTTCGTTTTTTCCATCAAAGCAGTGCTTTCTTTTATTTCGTCAATCACGGAGTCGTCAAGGTCTCCGATCAATGTGAGCACTCTGCCTCTCATCATCAATGCCCAGCCGAGATTCTGCTGGGCATGAATTTCTTTTGCTAAAGAAAGGAATTCTTCGCTGACCGCCAGAGCTTCATTCAATTGCCCGGAAAAAATAGATAACTGTATTCCGAAAACATAAGCTACTCCTAGATCCCAATACTCCCCTAATCCTTTTAGTATACTTATAGCTTTTCTGGAGTATTCCAATCCTTCCTGATGCCTGTTGAACATAAAGCTGATCAGACTGATCCCTAAGTAAGCACTTCCTTCCCACATTCTGTCATTTATGATCAATGCTGTTTGTAATCCTTTGGAAGAGTCTCTCCGTGATCTGTATTTCCAGGGAATTAGTGACCATATAATTCCTCCGAGTATATAACAGTGGGCAAGTTGTGAGCATGGGCCGGTTTTTTCGGCAACATTTAAACTTTTTAAGTGACAGTAGAGGGATTTTTGCATATTTTCAAATGCATATCCTTTATATAGTCTGTTCAGTATACGAAGTACTACAATAGTATTGTTTTTTTTGTAGGTTTTCTGAAGAAAAAAGCGGGGAAACCAAGTATGTAGCATCTGTTCACCGAACTCTGTCAGTAGCCCGATATAGACGGCGAATTGACTCTGTGGGACTCTGATCTCTGATAAACTCAATGCCTGTTCTAAAACTTGAAAACTGCTGGCGAGTTCGCCTTTTTCAAATAACGTATCCCCTATATTACTCAATACGTTGCTTTTGCGTACTATCTGTTTGTCAGGAATAAGCTCGTTGCATCGTTTCAGTATTTCAAGGGATCTGTCGAAACGTCCGATCAGTCTGTAGCTCTCTCCTAGGTTTTCAAGCAGGTTGATATATTTGTCAGTTCTATTCCTCTTTTTGTCCAGCAATTCTTTTGCAAAAATGTAATATGTTACAGCGTCCTGATGGGCATGATTAGTCTTTGCTTTCGCTCCAGCTCTGAGGGCATATTCCACTCCTTTTTCCTCGTCACCGCCTTCCATCAGGTGATAGGTTAATTCAAAGAGTATTTCGTCTTCCTTGCCTTTATATTCTTCCAGTAGAAAATAGCTGATTTTTAAATGATATTCCTGGCGCTCCTCCTCGCTTATTTTTGCAAGAAACGCCTCTCTAATGCGATCATGGGCAAATTGCACCAAGCCCCTATCGCGGAGTGAATATTCCAGAAGGTTTTTCTTAATGGCCTCCTCTATCAACCCCATAATAACTACAGTGTCTTTTTCTATGAGCTTATAAAGCAGATAGATTTTGAATTCCTTTCCGAGAACCGAACTTATTTTGAGCAGATGCTCCAATTCCTCCGACAGCTCCCTCGTCCGCAGCAACAGCATATCAATAATGTTGTTCGGCAGATTCAGAGTGCTTATTTTTTCTTGGTCAACTCTACAAACTCCCTGCTCTCGAACAATAGCGTTCTGTTCAACAAGTTCTTTCAGTAACGTGATGGTAAAAAAAGGATTTCCTTCCGCTTTATTTGCTAGATATTTTGCAATATTCTGGACATGATCGTTTTTTTCTTTGAGCAGGTTCGCTGCCATGTTTACGATTCTGTCTTGATCCAGAGGCTCAATCTGTATTTCGGTCAGGGTATCTTCTCGGCTCTCCAAATTATTTTTTATTCTAGTCAGAGCATGTTGTTCATCCACCTCATTACTTCTGTAGGTGCCAAGAATCAGCAGATTGGAGGTTTGAATATGTGTTCCTATGTGTTCCAATAGGCGTAGGCTACCCTCGTCAGCCCATTGCAGATCATCTAAAAATAATATACATACCTGGTCTTCTCGTACCAGATTGCAGATAAAAGAGGCAGCTGTGATAATAAATCTTATGTTTTCTTTTTCCGGTTCCAATGCTTGTAGGTCAGGAACCGGTCCCAGTAGCTCTTTTAGATTAGGATTCAGCTTGATCAGGACTGATCCGAGTTCTCCGGCCATTTTCCGTATTCTTTTCGTTTCCTTTGTTCTCTCTTCAAGACCGGCTCTGGTTATTTTCTGAATATATTCATCAAGGGCATGACTGAAGGACTGGTACGGAATTTTGTTTTCCCGGGCTATGCAATGACTTTCTATAAATATCTCTCCCTTAGTATAGCCTCGTATATAGACATATTCCTTGATTGCCTTGACTAATCTGCTCTTTCCTACTCCAGGCTCACCGCCGATAAGGCAGATACTCCCCTGTTTACGGGCAGCTCTGTTGATCAGTTTTTTTATTTGGGTCAGCTCCTCCTCACGTCCTACAAGTTTTGTCTGATAGGTGAGACGGAGTTCATTGCGGTCTTTTTCTCCTATGGAAAAATTCTGCTCGCCTTGTAAGAATCTTTCAATGTCGTGGAGTAGGCCCTTGGCGCTCTGATATCGTTCGTCCTGATCTTTAGCCAGAAGTCGGTTGACCATACGAACGATGACGTCCGGTAGGTAGGGATTCAGTTTGTGCAGGGGAGCGGCTTTCATCGCCGCAATCTGGTGAAGTAGCTCCGCTGTGGTGGATGATTGAAAGGGAAGTCGTTCTGTCAGGAGGTAATAAAAGATGACACCGACGGAATAAAGGTCACTCCGTTCATCAAGCTGCTTTCGGATGATACCTGTCGCTTCCGGTGACATATAGGCGAAGGTTCCTGACATATCATGCTCTTTGTCAGAATCCGTCAGCTCCATGATATGGGCCAGGCCAAAATCCAGGAGTTTGATTTCCGGTTGCTCTGTTACTCCATTCACAATAAAAATATTGCTTGGCTTTACATCTCTGTGAATAATATTGTGGGTGTGGACGCAGTGCAGTGCTTCAGCAACTTTTCCAATAAGGGCAAGAGCCTCATTGGTTGTGAACTTAACTCCTTTTCTGAGTAGGCCAGCGAGACTGTCACCCTCCAGTACCTCTGTAACGAGATAGGGTATATCGTTATAATCGCCGGTGGTATGAAATTTAATAATATTTGGGTGGTCAAGTTTGCTGATAACCTTGACTTCGTTTCTGAACTTGACAACTAATTCAAGATAAGGAAGGGTGTTGACGGGATTCAGGAATTTAAGGGCGACTTCTTTATTCTCTTCCTTATCAAGGGCGCGATACACCACGGACATTCCTCCTTTCCCCAGTTTGTTGAGGATGAGGTATCTGTCATCTATCAGCTCGTTTTCATGTAAGGTGTTCAGCATGCTGCTTTGTTTTTTCTTGCCCAATTCAGTTGTTCACCATGAGAAGCTTGGAGTTGTCCAGAATATGAGGAGTGATTTTATGTTGCAAGATGCGTGGATCCTTATGGTCAATATGATACAATTTGTCTTGATGAGTATTTCTAACAATGTAAATATGCGTGTTATGTTCATTGAGAGAGACATTCCTTGCTCTATTGTTTTTTCAGAGAGAATGCTTGAACATATTTTTACCCAAAAAGGATAACTAAACATAAACTTGTCGTTTTTTCATTATGAATATCAGGTGGAGCCAGAAAATACGGCGTTCTCTCCAGGTGAATAATGTCTGCGAGAGAGTTGAAAAAGATAGGAGGCGCTTGTGGTTATAAAAAAATACGAGAAAAAGCAGGTATGAACAAGAGGTGCTCTTAGTAAAATGGCCGCGTTGTAACGTACGTGAGGTTGTCCATTATGCATGACTGTGTTATTCTAGCTTGATACTGGAGAACCGTGCCGGGAATTTATCAAATAGCAATAATTTTTATATGAAAATATATAACACATTAGCGAGAAAAAAGGAAACATTCTTCCCCCTTGAGGAAGGTCATGTTCGACTTTACGTCTGCGGAATAACTTCCTACGATTATTGCCATATTGGGCATGCACGTTCAGCCTTGGTTTTTGATATGGTGGTTCGTTATTTGCGATATCGTGGTTATAAGGTAACTTTTGTCCGTAATTTTACTGATATTGATGATAAGATTATTGCCAGGGCAGCAGAGCAGGGGGTGGACTCTGGGGAACTGGCAGAGCGCTTTATTGATGAGTTCTATACGGATATGGATGCCCTCGGGATACTCAGGGCAGATATCGAGCCCAAGGCCACTGAACATATCCAGGAGATGATAGACCTAGTTGCTGATCTTATTGGAAAAGGATTGGCGTATCCTGCTGGAGGAGATGTCTACTATAGGGTGCGTAAATTCGCTGAGTACGGAACCCTTTCAGGAAGGAAGCTTGAGGATATGCAAGCCGGGGCCCGGATAGATATTAATGAGCAGAAAGAGGACCCTATGGACTTTGTCCTCTGGAAAGGAGCAAAACCTGGAGAGCCCAAATGGCAAAGTCCCTGGGGCGAGGGGCGTCCTGGCTGGCATATTGAATGCTCTGCCATGAGCCGCAAGTATCTCGGGCAGACCTTTGATATACATGGCGGTGGAAAAGATCTGATTTTTCCTCATCATGAGAATGAGTTGGCCCAGTCTGTTGGGGCGAACCAGTGTGCCTTTGCCAATCTCTGGATGCATCACGGTTTTGTTACCATTAAGGACGAAAAAATGTCCAAGTCCCTGGGTAACTTCCTGACTATACGAGACGTACTCCGGGAGTACCCGGCTGAGACCCTCCGTCTCTTTATCTTCTCTACCCAGTATCGTAATCCTCTCGACTTTAGTGAGACTGCTCTGCAGGATGCCCAAACCGGTTTGGACAGGATGTACGACTGTCTTGCCAAGATCAGCGAGGTTGTGCAGGCAGCTGGCGCTGATGGGGGGACTCCTTCAGCTGACAACCCGGTCATCGGACAGAAGGATAGAAAGAAGATTGAGTCATTGCGTCAGCGTTTCGAGACAGCAATGGATAACGACTTCAACACGGCCCAAGCTTTGGGGCATCTTTTTGATGGAGTGAAGGTGTTGAATAAGGCCTGTCGGATGTTGGACTCTCAGCCTGGAACAGCCGAAGATCTGGAACTCCTCCAGCAGGCAGGAGTCACCTTGCAGGAGCTGACCGGTTTGCTTGGTGTGGTGCAGCAGGACCCGGTGCAGTATATGCAAGCCAAGAAAGACAAGCTTCTGGCCTCAATCACCCTGGCTGAAGACGAGATTAATACTCTTATTGCGGAGCGAAATGCAGCCAGGGAACGGAAGGATTGGGCTGTCAGTGATGCTGTCCGGGATAAGCTCCTTGCGCATAATGTGGAACTTTACGATGGCCCGGACGGAACCACCTGGGGAGCAAAGGCCTAAAAAGGTCTAAGGATTACAGGGGAACGGCGCGTCGTTCCCCTGCAAAACTGCTTATTTTCGTAAAGCCCCTTCATTGGCCAAGAACCAAGCATAGGTATCAGCTATACCTTTTGGGAGGCTGATCTGGCTGGTCCAGCCGAGACTGGAAAGTCTTGAAACATCAAGGAACTTTCGTGGCGTGCCGTCCGGCATGTCAGTATTATAGCGTATCGTGCCTTCGTAGCCTACGGCCTGAGCCACAAGCTGGGCCAGCTCGGCAATACTCACCTCTTCACCTGATCCCACATTAACGATAGCAGGATCATCGTAGTTCTTCATCAAGAAGAGACAGGCCGCTGCAAGGTCATCCACATGCAGGAATTCCCGTTTGGGTGTGCCTGTGCCCCAGACCTCTACCTCGGGCAGGTCTTGGAGTTTGGCCTCGTGGAATTTCCGAATCAAGGCCGGAAGCACATGGGAGTTCTTGAGATCAAAGTTATCACCGGGTCCGTACAGGTTGGTGGGCATCAGGCTGATGGCGTTAAAGCCATGCTGGCGGTGGTAGGCCTGGCACATCTTGATACCCGCGATCTTGGCAATGGCATACCACTCATTGGTGGGTTCCAACTCTCCGGTGAGTAGGTGGTCCTCCTGCATGGGTTGAGGAGCAAACTTAGGGTAAATGCAGGAGGAGCCCAGGAAGAGCAGCTTCTTGCTCCCGCATTGGTAGGCTGAATCAATGATATTAGTCTGGATCAGCAGGTTATCACGGATAAAGTCGGCAGGGTAGCTGTCGTTGGCGTGGATGCCTCCTACCTTAGCCGCAGAAAGAAAGACATAGTCGGGACGATGCTTGTCAAAGAAGGTGCGAACAGCTGTCTGATCCGTCAGGTCTAATTCCGCATGGGTACGGGTGAGTATCCGGGTGCAGCCTTGCTGTTCCAGAGCGCGGCAGATGGCAGAGCCCACCAGGCCTCGGTGACCAGCTACGTAGATGGTAGCATTAGTCAAGGGGGATGAAGGTGTTGTTGACATAATGGGTATAGAAGTAGGAGTTATATGCCTAACCTTGCCTTGGTATTACGGGGTAGGCTGGAGAGGGGTTGTATTGTCTGTTTCTATGTAAGAGTAATGAATAAGGGGAGATTATAACATGCTAAGCAGCTGATTAATATATTACCCAGGGACAAGTAGTCCAAATTTTATCGTTATAGACATCTTTAAGGAGAGGGTTTGACAGAGGCTCGGTATTGTAATGGGCCAGAGTGAAAAGAGTGTGCAGTAACTCCTCATTTGCTTGTACAGTGTGTTCCTCTGCACCTGACTGCTTTGCCTGCCAGAATGATATGGCAATGTATGGCGCCTCTGCATTGGTAAGCGGCTTGTCAAGCATCTGTTGAGCTTTATCGTACACATCAGTAAAATCGAACGTCCCTTTTTTAATCTCTTTATACCTCATTCCTGTACCAAATCCATAACTCCCTGAGCCATCCTTTCGCACAGTCAACTGCCAGCCATTCTCCACCCTGAGAATAACCGCACGGCAGAGCCTTTTCGACGGAATGCATGCTGTGAGAGCGATACAGATAAAAAGGGTTCCATATAATTTTATGTCATACGGATAGGTCATTGCAGGCCTGCTAATTCAGCAAAGCTCCTCACAACCTGCCCATAACCCTTGTCAACATAGATGCCTAACTGGGCAATAAGGGAGTAGGCCACGCCAAACTGTGCCAGGGCAAAGCCAGCCACGGTGAATTGACTGACCGAGACCAAGCCGATGCCGAACTGCGACAAGGTAACGATCCCACAGGCGAACTGGCCTATGGCAATGATACCCCTTGCCGGAACTGGATAGCGCTGAGGGCTGTATTTAAAGGAGATATGCACCAGGGGCAGTCCCATCAGGGTTGTCTTGGTTTTATATTCAAAGCCCCATCCTGTCCAGATTTCTTTTGCCGGAAAGGGTGCTCCGCATTGTGGGCAGGCCATTGCCTGTTCAGATACTGTATATCGGCAGTCTCGACAGCGTTTCATAGGAAAGTCCCCAGGGGGTGATCATATTGTTTCTCTTTGCAAGGGGCTATCTACACAAGTAAGACCGCAGTAGCACACAGTACCTTCCTATCATAACGGAGCCCTGTAACTTGTTCAATGAGAAGTTCGTGCCGTTGTGTAAGCAGCTTTCTTTGGTAAAGGTCGTGATGAATCAAGCTGATGAGGTTGGGGGCTCCTCACTATATTATTATAATAATATAGACAGTTATATATAGACAGAATATATGATGGAGCGTATCATGGAATACGATTTGCAACCTCAGCAAAGGGCTGGGGTGTTTTCCATCTCTGGAAGGGTGGTTTTCTTACTCAATATTACAGGAGGTTGTTCCATGAAGCAGTACATTATGTTGTTTTTCTGTTGTTGTACAATCATTATTCTGAGTGGGTGTACTCATAAGCCTATTACTGATGAGGATCTTACCTGTGGGGGGCGGGGCAACGGCCCTTGCCCGACGGATCAGTACTGTTCCTATCCTGAAGGGGCCAATTGCGGTAAAACTGATATGACCGGTGTCTGCAAGCCAAAGCCGGAGATTTGTACCAAGGAATACATCCCTGTGTGTGGATGTGACGGTCAAACCTACGGCAATGACTGCATGGCTGCTGCTGCTGGCGTTTCTGTTGCGTCTCAGGGGAAATGTAGCGATGGTGGCTCGCAGATGACTTGCGGTGGAATTGCCGGAATTATGTGCCCCAAAGGGATGCTTTGTTATGATATCCCCGGTGATGGTTGCGACCCGTCCAAAGGCGGTGCGGATTGCATGGGAATCTGCAAGTAAGCTTGTTGGGTTTTTATACCTCCTCTCAGGCGTGGTCTGAGGGGGGGGAGAGATCGCTCATCCCCGCTTTGCCTTATAGCGCAGCCAGAGATCCTCAGCCAATCCCTTCAGGTCAGCCCCGAAGCCCATAAACTCGGGTTCGGCCTTAACGTGTTTCTTTATCACGCTCATCAACGAGTCCTTATCTCCAATCCCCGCAGGTGCCTTTTCCAGCAGCTTGAGCATTTTTTCTTCATCCACAGTATTGAGTAATTCAAGGACCGAGTAGGCCTTTTTCGCACCTTCCGGGACAAAGCGTTCAACACCCTGTTCCAGGTTGGTGCGCAGGGTGTCGCAATCCACGCTCAGGGAGGGATCATCCGGGAGTGGGATGCGCTCGCTCACCTTCAAGCCTTCAAAGCCCCCATTAATTTCCCGCAGGGTGAGCATAATCACAGTGAGAAAGGCCTTGGGCTGGGTGCCGGTCACCGCGATATGGATGCAGCGGGCCTCAGTATCCGCTCGAACCACCGCTGTGGCCTCCAGCAGAGGATGCTCCAGCACCACTCCGCTGCGCCAGCGCAGTCTGTCCTTGATCTCCTTATGCCGTTTGACGATAAAGCGGGGCATGACAGAGGGCGGCAGGAAGTCCTTGTACTCCAGGAGGAAACGGAGCGCACCGTCTTCAGCAAAGGTGAAGGGAGGCTCTGAGACCTCCAGCAGGTCCGGGATAAGCACCTCGCCGTCTTCCAGCTCATAGCAGAGCTCGAACTTCCGCATCAGCTCGATGAAATAGCCGTGATCCCGCCACTGATAGCGGTAGGTGTCGCCCTCTTCATAGCGGAGAATCTCCCGCAGATCATCCTTGCGGAACAGGCCTTTGCGCTCGGCAATGGAGGGGGCATTGATAATTTTATACACGGCCTCGGTCACCCACTTAGGGTCCAGGACATGATTGTCGGCCAGATCGAACTCGGTAAAGTGGATGACGATACCCAGATCGTGGAGAAAGTCCACCAGCACCTGCTGGCTG contains:
- a CDS encoding diguanylate cyclase, whose translation is MLNTLHENELIDDRYLILNKLGKGGMSVVYRALDKEENKEVALKFLNPVNTLPYLELVVKFRNEVKVISKLDHPNIIKFHTTGDYNDIPYLVTEVLEGDSLAGLLRKGVKFTTNEALALIGKVAEALHCVHTHNIIHRDVKPSNIFIVNGVTEQPEIKLLDFGLAHIMELTDSDKEHDMSGTFAYMSPEATGIIRKQLDERSDLYSVGVIFYYLLTERLPFQSSTTAELLHQIAAMKAAPLHKLNPYLPDVIVRMVNRLLAKDQDERYQSAKGLLHDIERFLQGEQNFSIGEKDRNELRLTYQTKLVGREEELTQIKKLINRAARKQGSICLIGGEPGVGKSRLVKAIKEYVYIRGYTKGEIFIESHCIARENKIPYQSFSHALDEYIQKITRAGLEERTKETKRIRKMAGELGSVLIKLNPNLKELLGPVPDLQALEPEKENIRFIITAASFICNLVREDQVCILFLDDLQWADEGSLRLLEHIGTHIQTSNLLILGTYRSNEVDEQHALTRIKNNLESREDTLTEIQIEPLDQDRIVNMAANLLKEKNDHVQNIAKYLANKAEGNPFFTITLLKELVEQNAIVREQGVCRVDQEKISTLNLPNNIIDMLLLRTRELSEELEHLLKISSVLGKEFKIYLLYKLIEKDTVVIMGLIEEAIKKNLLEYSLRDRGLVQFAHDRIREAFLAKISEEERQEYHLKISYFLLEEYKGKEDEILFELTYHLMEGGDEEKGVEYALRAGAKAKTNHAHQDAVTYYIFAKELLDKKRNRTDKYINLLENLGESYRLIGRFDRSLEILKRCNELIPDKQIVRKSNVLSNIGDTLFEKGELASSFQVLEQALSLSEIRVPQSQFAVYIGLLTEFGEQMLHTWFPRFFLQKTYKKNNTIVVLRILNRLYKGYAFENMQKSLYCHLKSLNVAEKTGPCSQLAHCYILGGIIWSLIPWKYRSRRDSSKGLQTALIINDRMWEGSAYLGISLISFMFNRHQEGLEYSRKAISILKGLGEYWDLGVAYVFGIQLSIFSGQLNEALAVSEEFLSLAKEIHAQQNLGWALMMRGRVLTLIGDLDDSVIDEIKESTALMEKTNDKANILFSLSILSAAYLRRKKYADAIKTIEKVKILFQSHYNYGSWILDLFPLGAQIYLEYIVHTENISPNKKKEYLKNTLWFCKKSSKWSRKFLFLTGWHHQVTGSYYWLTKNKKKAIRHWEDGIIFLRNQTNDTYRLGCLLMEMGRFFIYDGDAQNRDRGRQYLSEAQNIFKKIGAKADHKNILILLGIQEPLPAAPEVFHEQETSPQLRFSSERKIITALETSRYLSSILDLDELLEKIMDKAIELLGAEKGILFLYPEDINRTKELEVRVSRNVECIIESDKDSFFTSRTIIRKVEKTKQPIIIEDAATHDAFKDQMSVINYSLRSVLCVPIQYRNILLGVIYLDNRMISGLFNREDLWVLELIASQAGVSIENARLFKKSVMDALTGIYNRAYFDNFLLHSTEEARNNRRKLSLILIDVDKFKIFNDTYGHQIGDVVLQRVAQEIRKNVRKHDVAARYGGDEFAVILPDTGKEEAGVIGRAINKAVYEHKVVHKNENGEQTLLKITASVGVAELQGDDRTELIENADKALYRVKELGRNCVVVWEEN
- the cysS gene encoding cysteine--tRNA ligase — its product is MKIYNTLARKKETFFPLEEGHVRLYVCGITSYDYCHIGHARSALVFDMVVRYLRYRGYKVTFVRNFTDIDDKIIARAAEQGVDSGELAERFIDEFYTDMDALGILRADIEPKATEHIQEMIDLVADLIGKGLAYPAGGDVYYRVRKFAEYGTLSGRKLEDMQAGARIDINEQKEDPMDFVLWKGAKPGEPKWQSPWGEGRPGWHIECSAMSRKYLGQTFDIHGGGKDLIFPHHENELAQSVGANQCAFANLWMHHGFVTIKDEKMSKSLGNFLTIRDVLREYPAETLRLFIFSTQYRNPLDFSETALQDAQTGLDRMYDCLAKISEVVQAAGADGGTPSADNPVIGQKDRKKIESLRQRFETAMDNDFNTAQALGHLFDGVKVLNKACRMLDSQPGTAEDLELLQQAGVTLQELTGLLGVVQQDPVQYMQAKKDKLLASITLAEDEINTLIAERNAARERKDWAVSDAVRDKLLAHNVELYDGPDGTTWGAKA
- a CDS encoding GDP-L-fucose synthase, which encodes MSTTPSSPLTNATIYVAGHRGLVGSAICRALEQQGCTRILTRTHAELDLTDQTAVRTFFDKHRPDYVFLSAAKVGGIHANDSYPADFIRDNLLIQTNIIDSAYQCGSKKLLFLGSSCIYPKFAPQPMQEDHLLTGELEPTNEWYAIAKIAGIKMCQAYHRQHGFNAISLMPTNLYGPGDNFDLKNSHVLPALIRKFHEAKLQDLPEVEVWGTGTPKREFLHVDDLAAACLFLMKNYDDPAIVNVGSGEEVSIAELAQLVAQAVGYEGTIRYNTDMPDGTPRKFLDVSRLSSLGWTSQISLPKGIADTYAWFLANEGALRK
- a CDS encoding Kazal-type serine protease inhibitor domain-containing protein: MKQYIMLFFCCCTIIILSGCTHKPITDEDLTCGGRGNGPCPTDQYCSYPEGANCGKTDMTGVCKPKPEICTKEYIPVCGCDGQTYGNDCMAAAAGVSVASQGKCSDGGSQMTCGGIAGIMCPKGMLCYDIPGDGCDPSKGGADCMGICK